Below is a window of Cupriavidus sp. MP-37 DNA.
GCGCGCGCATCCTTGCGGAACACGTCAAAGCCGGCGAGGTAGATGGTGGTCATGGCACGTCGAAGCAACGGGGCGCGGCGGCAAGCCGCGAGAATCGCAGCATAACCCGGGGCCGCGCACGTGGCACCCGGCCATCGCCCAAACAGCGCCCAAACAGAGCGCCCGAACATCGCACAGCTTGCGCGCCCTCGCCCGGCCGCGCGCCGGCGCGGGCCGCGCCCTTGCGCTACCATTGCCCGTCACGCCTCGACCTTCCCGTTCCCCCGATGCCCGCTCCCCAGATCCTCCAGGTCGGCCCGCTCGCGCCGCAGACCAATGCCACCCTGCAACAACAGTACGGCGCCGCCGCGCTGTGGCAGCACGCCGACCCACTGGCCTGGGCGCGCAGCGAAGGGCAGCAGGTGCGCGTGGTGGTGACCTCGGCGCGCCACGGCTGCAGTGCCGCGCTGATCGATGCGCTGCCGCGCCTGGAAGCCATCGTCAGCTTCGGCGTCGGCTATGACGCGATCGCGCTCGACGCCGCCCGCGCGCGCGGCATCCAGGTCAGCAACACCCCCGACGTGCTCAACGACTGCGTCGCCGACCTCGCCTTCGGGCTGCTGCTGGATGCGGCGCGCGGCATCGCCCATGGCGACCGCTTCGTGCGCGCCGGGCGCTGGCCGCAGGGCGGCTTCCCGCTGACCACGCGCGTCTCCGGCAAGAAGCTGGGCATCGTCGGCCTGGGCCGCATCGGCGAGATCGTCGCGCGCCGCGCGCAAGGCTTCGACATGGAGATCGCCTACCACAACCGCCGCCCGCGCGCGGGCGCGCCGTGGCGCTTCGAAGCGGACCTGAAGGCGCTGGCAACGTGGGCGGATTTCCTGGTGGTGGCCACCGTCGGCGGGCCGTCGACCGCGGGGCTGGTCTCGCGCGAGATCCTCGATGCGCTCGGCCCGCGCGGCATCCTGGTCAACGTGTCGCGCGGCAGCGTGGTCGACGAGGCCGCGCTGGTCGCGGCGCTGGCCGAAGGCCGCCTTGGCGGCGCGGGGCTCGATGTGTTCCAGCACGAGCCCAACGTACCGTCGGCGCTGCTGGCGATGGACCATGTCGTGCTGGCGCCGCACGTGGCCAGCGGCACGCATGAAACGCGCGCCGCCATGACCGCGCTCACGCTGCAGAACCTGGATGCCTTCCTCGCCGGCGGCAAGGTGCTGACGCCGGTGCTGTAGCGGCCGGCCGGCTGCCTATACTGGATGCACCGGCCCCGGCCAATGCCGTGGGCCGGCGTCAGGAGGCATCATGGCACGCAAGTTTATCGATTGCCGCGAAGTCCCGAGCGACACCCACTGCACGGTCGCATTGAGCGCCGACAGCGAAGACGAACTGCTCGAGGCCGCGGTCCAGCACGCC
It encodes the following:
- a CDS encoding 2-hydroxyacid dehydrogenase; protein product: MPAPQILQVGPLAPQTNATLQQQYGAAALWQHADPLAWARSEGQQVRVVVTSARHGCSAALIDALPRLEAIVSFGVGYDAIALDAARARGIQVSNTPDVLNDCVADLAFGLLLDAARGIAHGDRFVRAGRWPQGGFPLTTRVSGKKLGIVGLGRIGEIVARRAQGFDMEIAYHNRRPRAGAPWRFEADLKALATWADFLVVATVGGPSTAGLVSREILDALGPRGILVNVSRGSVVDEAALVAALAEGRLGGAGLDVFQHEPNVPSALLAMDHVVLAPHVASGTHETRAAMTALTLQNLDAFLAGGKVLTPVL
- a CDS encoding DUF1059 domain-containing protein — protein: MARKFIDCREVPSDTHCTVALSADSEDELLEAAVQHAVAVHQHQDTPELRSQLKSMFKEGTPPA